The Flavobacterium marginilacus genome window below encodes:
- a CDS encoding NAD(P)-dependent oxidoreductase, whose product MKFGIIKERKNPPDRRVVFSPNELAKIKQQYHDCTVKVESSDIRIFTDVQYQSMGIEVVNDVSDCDVLFGVKEVPVDHLIPNKSYFFFSHTIKKQPYNRKLLQAVLEKNIDLYDHETIVDSHNRRLIGFGRYAGFVGTYNAFRAFGIKFELFKMPKAETLSGKDALTAHLKRHILPPLKIVVTGTGKVGNGAAEMLKAMKIKEVTPENFLAKNFTQAVYTQIDVLDYNKRKDGQVLDFIDFHNNPSEYISDFERFTKVSDIYITAHFHANDAPVILSREMLQANDCKIKVVADISCDVNGPIACTLRSSTIADPLYGYLPNEDKEVDVFHPAAIVVMAVDNLPCELPKDSSEGFGEMFSEHVIPAFFNGDKDGILKRAKITENGKLTERFGYLQDYVDGK is encoded by the coding sequence ATGAAATTCGGAATTATAAAAGAAAGAAAAAATCCGCCGGACAGGAGGGTCGTTTTCTCACCAAATGAATTAGCCAAAATAAAGCAGCAGTACCATGACTGCACTGTAAAAGTTGAAAGTTCTGATATTCGAATTTTTACGGATGTTCAATATCAAAGCATGGGAATCGAAGTTGTTAATGATGTAAGTGACTGCGATGTTCTTTTTGGGGTAAAGGAAGTTCCTGTGGATCATTTGATTCCTAATAAATCCTATTTCTTTTTTTCGCATACTATCAAAAAACAGCCTTATAACCGAAAATTACTGCAGGCAGTTTTGGAAAAAAACATTGATCTGTATGATCACGAAACCATTGTTGATTCTCATAACCGAAGATTAATCGGTTTTGGGCGGTATGCTGGATTTGTAGGGACTTATAATGCTTTCCGTGCTTTCGGAATTAAATTTGAGCTGTTTAAAATGCCAAAAGCCGAAACGCTCTCTGGTAAAGATGCCTTGACTGCCCATCTGAAAAGACATATTCTGCCTCCTCTGAAAATTGTGGTTACAGGAACAGGTAAAGTTGGAAATGGTGCTGCGGAAATGCTGAAAGCTATGAAAATAAAAGAAGTTACACCTGAAAATTTTCTGGCTAAAAATTTCACCCAGGCCGTTTATACCCAGATTGATGTTTTGGATTATAATAAAAGAAAAGACGGTCAGGTATTGGATTTTATCGATTTTCATAATAATCCGTCAGAATATATTTCAGACTTTGAACGTTTCACCAAAGTTTCAGATATTTATATAACGGCTCATTTTCATGCTAATGATGCTCCTGTAATTTTATCCCGCGAAATGCTTCAGGCTAATGACTGCAAAATAAAAGTAGTGGCTGATATTTCCTGCGACGTTAATGGTCCAATCGCGTGTACGCTGCGTTCCTCGACTATTGCCGATCCATTATACGGTTATCTTCCAAACGAAGACAAAGAAGTAGATGTTTTTCATCCAGCAGCTATTGTCGTTATGGCTGTTGATAATTTACCTTGTGAATTGCCAAAAGATTCGAGCGAAGGTTTTGGAGAAATGTTTTCAGAGCATGTTATTCCTGCTTTTTTCAATGGTGATAAAGACGGTATCCTCAAAAGAGCAAAAATAACCGAAAACGGAAAACTCACCGAACGTTTCGGCTATCTGCAGGATTATGTTGATGGAAAATGA
- a CDS encoding M16 family metallopeptidase translates to MKKLLLSISFLIFLSANCYSQEAALVTSVEGIKEYSLPNGLKILLIPDAAQSNVVVNIVYGVGSRHEGYGESGMAHLLEHMLFKRSSKFTDIKKTIADKGAQANGTTYYDRTNYYEILPATDENLKWALDMESDRMITSAILQSDLDSEFSVVRNEFEIGENDPSGVLNERILSTAYLWHNYGKSTIGSKEDIERVPANRLKVFYQKYYQPNNATLIIGGKFDEKKTLSWIKEYFAPIPKSKNEIPQTYTVEPAQDGERFVELKRNGDIQYIGMAYHTPSYSDKEYAANNAIISILTNNPSGALYKALVETKLSTNVYGYTLTLKDPAYSYFACEIAKDKDINTVQKAFLETMNTVPQMTFTEEDLKRAKNELLKQFENTYNKTINLSVALTEFIGAGDWRLFFIDRDNIEALTVADLQNAAKKYYLQSNRTWGRFIPEAASERTKVAETKDIPALVKGYKGKALEANTATFEVSAANIIKSTEEGKLASGGKYALLEKPAKGNKIEARILLRMGDEKSLSQKSMIAGLTASMLKLGTKNRTKKEINDQIDQYKINLSFGGSVDGLYVRLSTDKANLSNALNLVQDILKNPSFDTAEFEKLKLETKNGLEANKNEPQAVANEELTKITSLYPKTHPYYSETTEESLAALNKITIEDIKNFYSTFYGGANSVSTFVGGIDKAVIKNFLNAAFENWNPKIAYKRIPTQYFDVKSNDKTIQINDKTNAVLLGKINLNIGEKNPDYPAVSMANELLGGGSFLSSRIPQRLRETEGLSYGAGSYLQANAIDPTSDWGIYAFYNPAMKDKLTAALNEEIQKAINKGFTKEEFDSSLKSWLQNRQTMLGTDEFLVRELRENLDLGKTFKDYEDFENKVKSLDVQKVNTALVKYFDPKKFVVVNTGDFVKK, encoded by the coding sequence ATGAAAAAACTTCTCCTAAGCATTTCTTTTCTGATATTTTTATCCGCAAACTGCTATTCACAGGAAGCAGCACTTGTTACTTCGGTGGAAGGCATCAAAGAATACAGCCTGCCAAACGGGTTAAAAATTTTATTAATTCCAGATGCAGCACAATCAAATGTTGTTGTAAATATCGTATACGGTGTAGGTTCACGCCATGAAGGTTATGGAGAATCGGGTATGGCACATTTATTAGAGCATATGCTGTTTAAACGTTCTTCTAAGTTTACTGACATCAAAAAAACGATTGCAGATAAAGGTGCTCAAGCCAATGGAACAACCTATTATGACCGCACTAATTATTATGAAATTTTACCCGCAACTGATGAAAATTTAAAATGGGCACTTGATATGGAGTCCGATAGAATGATCACTTCTGCGATATTGCAATCGGATTTAGACAGTGAATTCAGTGTTGTCCGCAATGAATTCGAAATAGGAGAAAATGATCCGTCAGGCGTATTGAACGAACGTATTCTTTCAACAGCCTATTTATGGCATAATTATGGAAAATCAACTATTGGAAGTAAAGAAGATATCGAGCGGGTTCCAGCAAACCGATTGAAAGTATTTTATCAGAAATATTATCAGCCCAATAATGCTACACTTATTATTGGAGGAAAATTTGATGAGAAAAAAACGCTTTCCTGGATTAAAGAATACTTTGCTCCTATTCCAAAATCAAAAAACGAAATCCCGCAGACTTACACTGTAGAACCAGCTCAGGACGGAGAACGTTTTGTTGAACTTAAAAGAAACGGAGATATTCAATATATTGGAATGGCTTATCACACTCCAAGTTACTCAGACAAAGAATATGCAGCCAATAATGCTATAATCTCAATACTAACAAATAATCCTTCAGGAGCATTATATAAAGCATTAGTAGAAACCAAATTATCAACTAATGTCTATGGATATACTTTAACATTAAAAGATCCTGCATACAGTTATTTTGCCTGTGAAATTGCCAAAGACAAAGACATTAACACAGTACAGAAAGCTTTTTTGGAGACAATGAATACTGTTCCTCAAATGACCTTTACAGAAGAAGATCTTAAGCGTGCCAAAAATGAACTGCTGAAGCAATTTGAGAATACTTACAACAAAACCATCAATTTGTCTGTTGCACTGACTGAATTTATTGGAGCTGGAGACTGGCGTCTGTTTTTTATAGACAGAGATAACATTGAAGCTTTAACAGTTGCTGATCTTCAAAATGCTGCCAAAAAATATTACTTACAAAGTAACAGAACCTGGGGACGTTTTATCCCAGAAGCGGCCAGCGAAAGAACAAAAGTAGCCGAAACTAAAGATATTCCAGCATTAGTTAAAGGATACAAAGGAAAAGCATTAGAAGCTAATACTGCCACTTTTGAAGTATCTGCAGCTAATATTATAAAATCTACTGAGGAAGGGAAATTAGCCTCTGGAGGGAAATATGCATTATTAGAAAAACCTGCCAAAGGAAATAAAATTGAAGCTAGAATATTACTGAGAATGGGAGATGAAAAATCATTAAGCCAAAAATCGATGATTGCTGGGCTAACCGCCAGCATGCTGAAACTTGGCACTAAAAACAGAACTAAAAAAGAAATCAACGACCAAATCGACCAGTATAAAATCAATCTTAGTTTCGGGGGATCTGTAGACGGTTTATATGTTCGGCTTAGTACAGACAAAGCCAATTTAAGCAATGCTTTGAACTTGGTGCAGGACATCTTAAAAAATCCTTCTTTTGATACTGCTGAATTTGAAAAACTAAAACTGGAAACCAAAAACGGATTAGAAGCTAATAAAAATGAACCACAAGCTGTAGCAAATGAAGAACTTACAAAGATTACCTCATTGTATCCTAAAACTCATCCATATTACTCCGAGACAACAGAAGAAAGTCTGGCAGCATTAAACAAAATCACAATTGAAGATATCAAAAATTTTTACAGCACTTTTTATGGAGGAGCAAATAGTGTTTCTACTTTTGTCGGAGGAATCGACAAAGCTGTCATAAAAAATTTCCTGAATGCTGCTTTTGAAAATTGGAATCCAAAAATTGCTTACAAAAGAATTCCAACCCAATACTTTGACGTAAAATCAAATGACAAAACGATTCAGATTAATGATAAAACCAATGCTGTTCTGCTTGGAAAAATCAACTTGAATATTGGAGAAAAAAATCCTGACTATCCTGCTGTTTCAATGGCAAATGAACTGCTTGGAGGAGGTTCATTCTTGTCTTCCAGAATTCCGCAGCGTCTTCGTGAAACAGAAGGACTAAGCTACGGTGCAGGTTCTTATTTACAGGCTAATGCTATAGACCCAACATCAGATTGGGGAATTTATGCTTTTTACAACCCTGCAATGAAAGACAAATTAACAGCTGCTTTAAATGAAGAAATTCAAAAAGCTATAAATAAAGGCTTTACCAAAGAAGAATTTGACAGCTCTCTAAAATCATGGCTGCAAAACAGACAGACTATGCTGGGAACAGATGAATTTCTAGTTCGCGAACTACGAGAAAATCTGGATTTAGGAAAAACATTTAAAGATTATGAGGATTTTGAAAACAAAGTTAAAAGTTTAGATGTGCAAAAAGTAAATACTGCATTAGTTAAATATTTTGATCCAAAAAAATTCGTAGTTGTAAATACTGGTGATTTTGTTAAAAAGTAA
- the fumC gene encoding class II fumarate hydratase, giving the protein MDFRIEKDTMGEVQVSADRYWGAQTERSRNNFKIGAEASMPKAIIKGFAYLKKAAAYANCELGVLTAEKRDYIALVCDEILAGELAGEFPLVIWQTGSGTQSNMNVNEVIANRAQVLKKLSITDDEPFIKANDDVNKSQSSNDTFPTAMHIAAYKTVVENTIPNVEKLKNTLQKKAAEFKSVVKIGRTHLMDATPLTLGQEISGYAAQLDFGLKAVKNTLQHLSEIALGGTAVGTGLNTPKGYDIKAAEYISQFTGHPFVTASNKFEALAAHDAIVETHGALKQLAVSLNKIANDIRMLASGPRSGIGEILIPENEPGSSIMPGKVNPTQCEALTMVCAQVIGNDMAITVGGMQGQYELNVFKPIMAANFLQSAELLGDACYSFDIHCAQGIEPNYKRIKELVNNSLMLVTALNTKIGYYKSAEIAQTAHKNGTTLKEEAVRLGYVTPEEFDKWVKPEDMV; this is encoded by the coding sequence ATGGATTTTAGAATAGAAAAAGACACTATGGGAGAAGTGCAGGTCTCGGCAGACAGATACTGGGGCGCTCAAACGGAACGCTCGCGAAACAATTTCAAAATTGGTGCTGAGGCGTCAATGCCAAAAGCCATTATAAAAGGTTTTGCCTATCTCAAAAAAGCAGCCGCCTACGCCAATTGTGAATTAGGAGTCCTGACTGCCGAGAAAAGAGATTACATTGCTTTGGTATGTGATGAAATTCTTGCCGGTGAACTTGCTGGTGAATTTCCGCTCGTAATCTGGCAGACTGGTTCGGGTACGCAAAGCAATATGAATGTCAACGAGGTAATTGCCAATCGTGCTCAAGTATTGAAAAAACTTAGCATTACTGACGATGAGCCTTTCATAAAAGCAAATGATGATGTCAATAAATCACAGTCATCCAATGACACTTTTCCAACTGCCATGCATATTGCTGCCTACAAAACCGTGGTAGAAAATACCATCCCGAATGTAGAAAAACTAAAAAACACGCTTCAAAAAAAAGCTGCCGAATTTAAATCAGTGGTCAAAATAGGACGTACGCACTTAATGGATGCCACTCCCTTAACATTAGGTCAGGAAATTTCAGGTTATGCAGCACAGCTGGATTTTGGATTAAAAGCAGTCAAAAATACATTACAGCATTTATCCGAAATTGCATTAGGCGGTACCGCGGTTGGCACTGGCCTGAACACACCCAAAGGTTATGACATAAAAGCAGCAGAATATATTTCGCAGTTTACAGGACATCCATTTGTAACTGCTTCCAATAAGTTTGAAGCTTTGGCGGCTCATGATGCGATTGTTGAAACACACGGTGCTCTCAAACAATTGGCCGTTTCATTGAATAAAATTGCCAACGATATTAGAATGCTCGCATCAGGACCGCGATCTGGCATTGGCGAAATACTTATTCCCGAGAATGAACCCGGCTCTTCGATTATGCCCGGAAAAGTTAATCCAACCCAATGCGAAGCCTTAACGATGGTTTGTGCGCAGGTGATTGGAAATGACATGGCAATTACCGTTGGCGGTATGCAGGGGCAATACGAACTGAATGTTTTTAAACCGATTATGGCTGCCAACTTTCTACAGTCTGCTGAACTGCTAGGTGATGCCTGCTATTCCTTTGACATTCATTGTGCTCAGGGTATTGAACCAAACTACAAACGAATTAAAGAACTTGTCAATAATTCATTGATGCTGGTCACAGCTCTGAATACCAAAATCGGTTATTATAAATCGGCAGAAATCGCACAAACTGCGCACAAAAATGGAACAACGCTCAAAGAAGAAGCAGTACGGTTAGGGTATGTAACTCCCGAAGAATTTGATAAATGGGTGAAACCCGAGGATATGGTTTAA